The Neofelis nebulosa isolate mNeoNeb1 chromosome X, mNeoNeb1.pri, whole genome shotgun sequence genome has a segment encoding these proteins:
- the LOC131502263 gene encoding LOW QUALITY PROTEIN: GTP-binding protein 10-like (The sequence of the model RefSeq protein was modified relative to this genomic sequence to represent the inferred CDS: substituted 1 base at 1 genomic stop codon) — translation MVRCGSVWFRKYGNFIDNLRLFTKGGSGGMGYPRLGGEGXKGGDVWVVAHSFVAGEGANSRVNALKGSRGKDCEIPVPVGISVTDENGKIIGELNKEKDRILVAEGGLGGKLLTNFLPLKGQKRVIHLDLKLIADIGLVGFPNAGKSSLLSQVSHAKPAIADYAFTTLKPELGKIVYNDLREISVADLPGLIEGAHMNKGMGPKFLKHIERTRQLLFVVNISGFQLSSQTQYRTAFETIILLTKELELYKEELQTKPALLAVNKMDLPGAQDMFHVLMNQLQNPKDFLHLFKKNMIPERTVEFQHIIPISAITGEGIEELKNYIRKSLDEHANQENGAYHKKQFLNLQISNTISYNEPPPKNGVTRPR, via the coding sequence ATGGTGCGGTGCGGTAGCGTGTGGTTCAGAAAGTATGGAAACTTCATTGATAACCTAAGACTCTTCACCAAGGGAGGAAGTGGTGGAATGGGTTACCCTCGTTTAGGTGGAGAAGGTTGAAAAGGTGGTGACGTCTGGGTTGTAGCCCATAGTTTTGTGGCTGGAGAAGGAGCAAATAGTCGTGTTAACGCACTGAAAGGTTCCAGAGGAAAAGACTGTGAAATTCCTGTACCTGTGGGTATTTCAGTAACTGatgaaaatggtaaaattatAGGAGAACTCAATAAAGAGAAGGACAGAATTTTGGTAGCTGAAGGAGGTCTTGGTGGTAAATTACTTACAAATTTCTTACCATTGAAAGGCCAGAAACGAGTCATTCACCTTGATCTAAAACTTATAGCTGATATAGGCCTAGTAGGATTCCCAAATGCAGGAAAATCCTCTTTGCTAAGTCAGGTTTCTCATGCAAAACCTGCAATCGCAGATTATGCATTTACAACATTAAAGCCTGAACTTGGAAAGATTGTGTATAATGATTTGAGAGAGATATCAGTAGCTGATCTTCCTGGTTTAATAGAAGGAGCGCATATGAACAAAGGAATGGGCCCCAAATTCCTCAAGCATATAGAAAGAACTAGACAACTACTTTTTGTTGTCAACATTTCTGGATTTCAGCTTTCTTCCCAAACTCAATACAGAACTGCCTTTGAAACCATAATACTTCTTACAAAAGAGTTGGAATTGTACAAAGAGGAACTTCAGACAAAACCTGCACTCCTGGCAGTTAATAAAATGGACTTGCCAGGTGCCCAAGATATGTTCCATGTACTGATGAATCAACTCCAGAATCCTAAagattttttgcatttatttaagaaaaacatgattCCAGAGAGGACTGTGGAGTTCCAACACATCATCCCCATCTCTGCAATTACGGGAGAAGGAATTGAAGAATTAAAGAACTATATAAGAAAATCTCTGGATGAACATGCCAATCAGGAAAATGGTGCATATCATAAGAAACAGTTCCTTAACTTACAGATTTCTAATACAATATCTTATAATGAGCCACCACCAAAGAATGGTGTTACTCGTCCCAGATAG